The following are encoded in a window of Megalopta genalis isolate 19385.01 chromosome 6, iyMegGena1_principal, whole genome shotgun sequence genomic DNA:
- the LOC143259584 gene encoding uncharacterized protein LOC143259584: MEDHRICEELEAQIVPPISLPPDHVLLRALCSCGRTIYEFPVHLDLLMAQILRRNQLFHNTSIYIRPRQIREKYTGLYRPFIGIREKLRAQRRGPFVRDRSTGRDAINRPTVRDAINRPTVRDAIDSSTVEDAIDGPTVGDAVDRPTEGHAIDIPTEGDAIDRPTEGDAIDRPTEGDAIDRPTEGDAIDIPTEGDAID, translated from the exons ATGGAAGACCATCGTATCTGTGAAGAGTTGGAAGCACAGATAGTCCCACCAATAAGTTTACCGCCAGACCATGTGTTACTGCGTGCCCTGTGCTCGTGTGGGAGGACAATATATGAATTTCCAGTTCATCTAGATTTGTTAATGGCGCAGATTCTAAGGAGGAACCAATTATTTCACAACACTTCAATATATATCCGGCCGCGGCAAATCCGAGAAAAATATACGGGATTATACCGCCCGTTCATTGGTATAAGGGAAAAGCTACGCGCGCAACG ACGGGGACCGTTTGTCAGAGACAGATCAACGGGTAGAGACGCGATAAACAGACCAACTGTTAGAGACGCGATAAACAGACCAACTGTTAGAGACGCGATAGACAGCTCAACTGTGGAAGATGCGATAGACGGACCGACTGTGGGAGATGCGGTAGACAGACCAACTGAGGGACATGCGATAGACATACCAACTGAGGGAGATGCAATAGACAGACCAACTGAGGGAGATGCGATAGACAGACCAACTGAGGGAGATGCTATTGACAGACCAACTGAGGGAGATGCGATAGACATACCAACTGAGGGAGATGCAATAGACTGA
- the LOC117226187 gene encoding retinol dehydrogenase 13 has product MHITVPKPFYYYSAGITIVGGAYLLRDYIIRSEYETEENVKDKVIIVTGSNTGIGKEIVRNLATRQAKVIMACRDMVKCEEARIEIVLQTQNKYIYCRKCDLASQESIRNFVNQFKEEHSKLHVLINNAGVMRCKKSYTKEGIEMQLGVNHMGHFLLTNLLLGVLKNTAPARIVNVSSAAHAGGKIKLEDLNSAEKYDPAKAYSQSKLANVLFTRELANRLKGTGVTVNAVHPGIVNTEIVRHMGFSQNYFSRLFARVFLWLFVKSPKQGAQPVLYAALDSSLNDVTGAYISNCRIVDPSKEAKNDEVAKWLWAVSEKWTKLSII; this is encoded by the exons atgcacATCACAGTCCCAAAgcctttttattattattctgcaGGTATAACTATTGTTGGTGGGGCTTACTTACTCcg GGACTACATCATTAGATCAGAATACGAAACTGAAGAAAATGTGAAAGACAAAGTTATTATAGTAACAGGATCAAATACTGGCATTGGTAAAGAAATAGTTCGCAATTTAGCAACGCGCCAAGCTAAAGTAATTATGGCATGTAGAGACATGGTAAAATGCGAAGAG GCACGTATTGAAATAGTATTACAAACccagaataaatatatttattgtagaaaatgtgatttagcatctcaGGAAAGTATTAGAAATTTTGTAAACCAATTCAAGGAAG AACACTCAAAACTGCACGTTCTTATAAATAATGCTGGAGTAATGAGATGTAAAAAGAGTTATACTAAAGAAGGAATTGAGATGCAACTTGGGGTAAATCATATGGGGCACTTTTTATTGACAAATTTGTTGCTGGGGGTTTTGAAAAATACTGCACCAGCGAGGATTGTAAATGTATCGAGTGCTGCTCATGCAGGTGGTAAAATTAAATTGGAAGATCTGAACAGTGCAGAGAAGTATGATCCTGCTAAAGCATATTCCCAAAGTAAATTGGCAAATGTTTTGTTCACACGAGAATTAGCGAATAGATTGAAAG GAACTGGAGTTACAGTGAATGCGGTACATCCAGGTATAGTAAACACAGAAATAGTTAGACATATGGGATTCAGCCAAAACTACTTCTCCAGACTGTTTGCAAGAGTATTTTTATGGCTGTTTGTCAAGTCACCCAAACAGGGAGCACAACCTGTTTTATACGCAGCACTAGATTCATCTCTGAATGATGTAACGGGAGCTTACATCAG TAACTGTAGAATCGTGGATCCTTCTAAAGAAGCTAAAAATGATGAAGTTGCCAAATGGTTGTGGGCTGTTAGTGAAAAATGGACGAAACTAAGTATTATATAG
- the LOC143259582 gene encoding uncharacterized protein LOC143259582, producing the protein MEDHRICEELEAQIVPPISLPPDHVLLRALCSCGRTIYEFPVHLDLLMAQILRRNQLFHNTSIYIRPRQIREKYTGLYRPFIGIREKLRAQRRGPFVRDRPTGRDAINRPTVRDAINRPTVRDAIDRSTVEDAIDIPTEGDAIDRPTEGDAIDIPTEGDTIDRPTEGDAIDRPTEGDAVDGPTEGDAIDGPSEGDAID; encoded by the exons ATGGAAGACCATCGTATCTGTGAAGAGTTGGAAGCACAGATAGTCCCACCAATAAGTTTACCGCCAGACCATGTGTTACTGCGTGCCCTGTGCTCGTGTGGGAGGACAATATATGAATTTCCAGTTCATCTAGATTTGTTAATGGCGCAGATTCTAAGGAGGAACCAATTATTTCACAACACTTCAATATATATCCGGCCGCGGCAAATCCGAGAAAAATATACGGGATTATACCGCCCGTTCATTGGTATAAGGGAAAAGCTACGCGCGCAACG ACGGGGACCGTTTGTCAGAGACAGACCAACTGGTAGAGACGCGATAAACAGACCAACTGTTAGAGACGCGATAAACAGACCAACTGTTAGAGACGCGATAGACAGATCTACTGTGGAAGATGCGATAGACATACCAACTGAGGGAGATGCAATAGACAGACCAACTGAGGGAGATGCAATAGACATACCAACTGAGGGAGATACAATAGACAGACCAACTGAGGGAGATGCGATAGACAGACCAACTGAGGGAGATGCGGTAGACGGACCAACTGAGGGAGATGCGATAGACGGACCATCTGAGGGAGATGCGATAGACTGA
- the LOC143259581 gene encoding regulator of microtubule dynamics protein 1 isoform X1: protein MWMQKILRFTKNSNILQRSLIHRSTLFSQKQTSRRAFSTKLHTASSFTIMAIWALNKKKGENELVTTKEVLLGKADALFDQENYKGIYDLLTNYRDSGDVEILWRLSRALYKMSKTATDVQGKKMIYEAYDLINNALSIKEDHWAIHKWMSVILNSKCSYEGMKVQIRELYNIKTHMLRAIELNPTDATTMYMLGTWCYQVSDLAWYQRKVASVIFGEPPTSSFEEALKYFQNAEEVDPNFYSHNLLMLGKSFLKLNQKNEALKYLKMAAEYPAKNDDDHLAKQEAQKLLKDL from the exons ATGTGGATGCAGAAAATATTACGGTTCACAAAAAATTCGAATATACTACAAAGGTCACTCATCCATAGAAGTACTTTGTTCTCACAAAAG CAAACCAGTCGTCGAGCATTTTCAACAAAATTACATACTGCGTCATCGTTCACTATTATGGCGATATGGGCTCTGAATAAAAAGAAAGGTGAAAATGAATTAGTTACTACGAAAGAAGTTTTACTAGGAAAAGCTGATGCATTATTCGATCAAGAAAATTATAAGGGAATATATGATCTTTTAACAAATTACAGG GATAGTGGAGATGTTGAAATATTGTGGCGATTGTCTAGAGCATTATATAAAATGTCGAAGACAGCTACCGATGTACAAgggaagaaaatgatttatgaagcatatgatttaataaaTAATGCGCTGTCGATAAAAGAGGATCATTGGGCTATACATAAATGGATGTCTGTTATCCTTAATAGTAAATGCTCTTACGAAGGAATGAAAGTACAAAtaagggaactatacaatataaaAACACATATGCTG AGAGCTATAGAACTTAATCCAACTGATGCTACAACCATGTACATGTTAGGTACTTGGTGCTACCAAGTTTCTGATCTGGCATGGTACCAAAGAAAAGTTGCATCTGTAATATTTGGGGAACCACCGACTTCATCGTTCGAAGAAGCTTTAAAATACTTCCAAAATGCAGAGGAAGTTGATCCTAACTTCTATAGTCACAATTTACTAATGCTAGGGAAAAGTTTTCTAAAACTGAATCAAAAGAATGAAGCGTTGAAGTATTTAAAAATGGCTGCTGAATATCCAGCTAAAAATGATGATGATCACCTTGCCAAGCAGGAGGCTCAGAAACTGTTGAAAGATTTATGA
- the LOC117219577 gene encoding regulator of microtubule dynamics protein 1-like — protein MTIWALNKKKGENELVTTKEVLLGKADALFDQENYKGIYDLLTNYRDSEDVEILWRLSRALYKMSKTATDVQGKKMIYEAYDLINNALSIKEDHWAIHKWMSVILNSKCSYEGMKVQIRELYNIKTHMLRAVELNPTDATTMYMLGTWCYQVSDLAWYQRKVASVIFGEPPTSSFEEALKYFQNAEKTCAENTGLLRDSDNYSRISIQIHLTTEQTSRRAFSTKLHTASSFTIMTIWALNKKKGENELVTTKEVLLGKADALFDQENYKGIYDLLTNYRDSGDVEILWRLSRALYKMSKTATDVQGKKMI, from the exons ATGACGATATGGGCTCTGAATAAAAAGAAAGGTGAAAATGAATTAGTTACTACGAAAGAAGTTTTACTAGGAAAAGCTGATGCATTATTCGATCAAGAAAATTATAAGGGAATATATGATCTTTTAACAAATTACAGG GATAGTGAAGATGTTGAAATATTGTGGCGATTGTCTAGAGCATTATATAAAATGTCGAAGACAGCTACCGATGTACAAgggaagaaaatgatttatgaagcatatgatttaataaaTAATGCGCTGTCGATAAAAGAGGATCATTGGGCTATACATAAATGGATGTCTGTTATCCTTAATAGTAAATGCTCTTACGAAGGAATGAAAGTACAAAtaagggaactatacaatataaaAACACATATGCTG AGAGCTGTAGAACTTAATCCAACTGACGCTACAACCATGTACATGTTAGGTACTTGGTGCTACCAAGTTTCTGATCTGGCATGGTACCAAAGAAAAGTTGCATCTGTAATATTTGGGGAACCACCGACTTCATCGTTCGAAGAAGCTTTAAAATACTTCCAAAATGCAGAG AAAACCTGTGCTGAGAACACTGGGCTGTTGAGGGACAGCGATAATTATTCGCGTATTTCGATACAGATCCATTTAACGACGGAG CAAACCAGTCGTCGAGCATTTTCAACAAAATTACATACTGCGTCATCGTTCACTATTATGACGATATGGGCTCTGAATAAAAAGAAAGGTGAAAATGAATTAGTTACTACGAAAGAAGTTTTACTAGGAAAAGCTGATGCATTATTCGATCAAGAAAATTATAAGGGAATATATGATCTTTTAACAAATTACAGG GATAGTGGAGATGTTGAAATATTGTGGCGATTGTCTAGAGCATTATATAAAATGTCGAAGACAGCTACCGATGTACAAgggaagaaaatgatttaa
- the LOC117226194 gene encoding tetratricopeptide repeat protein 9C: MVLETWVSADKKVTTNVIESGRYSKKASECANCEVIIEKIQVTNASIEDLKEKYNSVILDGITKKSLVIGEANCEIDRLIERAIQMMNICEKREVTLDITEDADLVIKFEITLTNMLSYKPIWEWNPETKYSVALKYKETGVNLFKEHRWVDAFHKFSKACKILITLEPISDLELEKSLEHDINNLRLVLYNNMAGCQLKRKNYEYTISLCTKILSKESNNVKALYRRGVAYGNLNNVENAVADLRNAVSLEPGNRAAKEQFLIYDAKLQEANQKFQDMVRRMFKA; this comes from the coding sequence ATGGTTCTTGAAACGTGGGTATCGGCTGATAAAAAGGTGACAACAAATGTAATAGAATCTGGTCGGTATTCTAAAAAAGCATCAGAATGTGCAAATTGCGAAGTTATTATCGAAAAGATACAGGTTACTAATGCATCTATAGAGGAtttgaaagaaaaatataattcgGTTATTTTAGATGGCATAACTAAGAAATCGCTAGTTATCGGCGAAGCAAATTGCGAAATAGATCGTCTAATTGAACGAGCTATACAAATGATGAACATCTGTGAAAAAAGAGAAGTTACTCTAGATATAACAGAAGATGCAGATTTAGTTATCAAGTTTGAAATAACATTAACTAACATGTTATCATATAAGCCAATTTGGGAATGGAATCCAGAGACAAAGTACTCAGTAGcattaaaatataaagaaaCTGGCGTTAATTTATTTAAAGAACATAGGTGGGTTGATGCATTTCACAAATTTAGTAAAGCTTGCAAAATACTTATAACACTGGAGCCAATATCTGATTTAGAACTGGAGAAATCATTGGAACATGACATTAATAATTTAAGATTAGTTTTGTACAACAATATGGCTGGATGTCAATTAAAGCGCAAAAATTACGAATACACAATTTCCTTGTGCACTAAAATTCTAAGTAAAGAAAGTAACAATGTTAAGGCCTTGTACAGAAGAGGAGTAGCCTATGGAAATTTAAACAATGTTGAAAACGCTGTTGCCGATTTAAGAAATGCAGTTTCATTGGAACCGGGTAATCGTGCTGCTaaagaacaatttttaatttacgatgcCAAATTGCAAGAAGCCAATCAAAAATTTCAAGATATGGTGAGAAGAATGTTTAAAGCCTGA
- the LOC143259581 gene encoding regulator of microtubule dynamics protein 1 isoform X2 — MAIWALNKKKGENELVTTKEVLLGKADALFDQENYKGIYDLLTNYRDSGDVEILWRLSRALYKMSKTATDVQGKKMIYEAYDLINNALSIKEDHWAIHKWMSVILNSKCSYEGMKVQIRELYNIKTHMLRAIELNPTDATTMYMLGTWCYQVSDLAWYQRKVASVIFGEPPTSSFEEALKYFQNAEEVDPNFYSHNLLMLGKSFLKLNQKNEALKYLKMAAEYPAKNDDDHLAKQEAQKLLKDL; from the exons ATGGCGATATGGGCTCTGAATAAAAAGAAAGGTGAAAATGAATTAGTTACTACGAAAGAAGTTTTACTAGGAAAAGCTGATGCATTATTCGATCAAGAAAATTATAAGGGAATATATGATCTTTTAACAAATTACAGG GATAGTGGAGATGTTGAAATATTGTGGCGATTGTCTAGAGCATTATATAAAATGTCGAAGACAGCTACCGATGTACAAgggaagaaaatgatttatgaagcatatgatttaataaaTAATGCGCTGTCGATAAAAGAGGATCATTGGGCTATACATAAATGGATGTCTGTTATCCTTAATAGTAAATGCTCTTACGAAGGAATGAAAGTACAAAtaagggaactatacaatataaaAACACATATGCTG AGAGCTATAGAACTTAATCCAACTGATGCTACAACCATGTACATGTTAGGTACTTGGTGCTACCAAGTTTCTGATCTGGCATGGTACCAAAGAAAAGTTGCATCTGTAATATTTGGGGAACCACCGACTTCATCGTTCGAAGAAGCTTTAAAATACTTCCAAAATGCAGAGGAAGTTGATCCTAACTTCTATAGTCACAATTTACTAATGCTAGGGAAAAGTTTTCTAAAACTGAATCAAAAGAATGAAGCGTTGAAGTATTTAAAAATGGCTGCTGAATATCCAGCTAAAAATGATGATGATCACCTTGCCAAGCAGGAGGCTCAGAAACTGTTGAAAGATTTATGA
- the LOC143259581 gene encoding regulator of microtubule dynamics protein 1 isoform X3: MWMQKILRFTKNSNILQRSLIHRSTLFSQKQTSRRAFSTKLHTASSFTIMAIWALNKKKGENELVTTKEVLLGKADALFDQENYKGIYDLLTNYRDSGDVEILWRLSRALYKMSKTATDVQGKKMIYEAYDLINNALSIKEDHWAIHKWMSVILNSKCSYEGMKVQIRELYNIKTHMLVLGATKFLIWHGTKEKLHL, encoded by the exons ATGTGGATGCAGAAAATATTACGGTTCACAAAAAATTCGAATATACTACAAAGGTCACTCATCCATAGAAGTACTTTGTTCTCACAAAAG CAAACCAGTCGTCGAGCATTTTCAACAAAATTACATACTGCGTCATCGTTCACTATTATGGCGATATGGGCTCTGAATAAAAAGAAAGGTGAAAATGAATTAGTTACTACGAAAGAAGTTTTACTAGGAAAAGCTGATGCATTATTCGATCAAGAAAATTATAAGGGAATATATGATCTTTTAACAAATTACAGG GATAGTGGAGATGTTGAAATATTGTGGCGATTGTCTAGAGCATTATATAAAATGTCGAAGACAGCTACCGATGTACAAgggaagaaaatgatttatgaagcatatgatttaataaaTAATGCGCTGTCGATAAAAGAGGATCATTGGGCTATACATAAATGGATGTCTGTTATCCTTAATAGTAAATGCTCTTACGAAGGAATGAAAGTACAAAtaagggaactatacaatataaaAACACATATGCTG GTACTTGGTGCTACCAAGTTTCTGATCTGGCATGGTACCAAAGAAAAGTTGCATCTGTAA